The following coding sequences lie in one Thermomicrobium sp. 4228-Ro genomic window:
- a CDS encoding NUDIX hydrolase yields the protein MTPNFDEDIRHCPYCRADLEPRLVAGRLRPYCPRCDRPFFSDPKVAVAVIVVCDDRILLQQRAIEPGLGLWSFPSGFVERGERLEDAAKREVFEETGVAVELDRLVGVYSHRGHPVVLVVYEGHPVGGDIRPSEESHAVQWFILDALPPLAFLHDERILADWRTGRSRT from the coding sequence ATGACACCGAACTTCGACGAGGATATCCGCCACTGTCCCTATTGTCGAGCTGATCTCGAGCCTCGGCTGGTCGCCGGTCGCCTCCGACCCTACTGCCCACGGTGCGATCGGCCGTTTTTCAGTGACCCGAAGGTGGCCGTGGCGGTTATCGTGGTGTGCGATGACCGCATCCTCTTGCAACAGCGTGCGATCGAACCGGGCCTCGGACTCTGGAGTTTCCCGTCGGGATTCGTCGAGCGCGGTGAGCGACTCGAGGATGCCGCGAAGAGAGAAGTCTTCGAGGAAACCGGCGTTGCGGTCGAGCTCGACCGGCTCGTCGGGGTGTACTCGCACCGCGGCCATCCGGTCGTGCTCGTCGTCTACGAAGGACATCCGGTCGGCGGTGACATCCGTCCGAGCGAGGAGAGCCACGCTGTCCAGTGGTTCATCCTCGATGCATTGCCGCCTCTCGCCTTTCTCCATGACGAGCGGATCCTCGCCGATTGGCGCACCGGTCGTTCCAGAACGTGA